The genomic window ATCTCCTAAAAAGAAAATTGGATTCATACCAAAGATCCCGATAAATTGATTGATTAACCCACCATCAACCGATAAAAGATCAAGTAAAATACCGCCTAAAATAACCCATGACAAAAAATGGGGTAAATAGACTAACGTTTGGATCGAGCGCTTATAAGCGATAATTCGAACTTCATTTAATAGTAAAGCAAACACAATAGGCACGATAAGCTGGAAGATTATTTTGAAGGTGGAAATGACAAGTGTATTCCAAATGACTTGTCTGCCTTCTTGAAATTCAAAGATGCGAATGAACTGATCAAACCCAACCCATTCGGATCCTAAAAAGCCTTCCCATGGCTTAAAGTTTTGAAAGGCCATAATAATACCTGCTAAAGGAATATAATTAAATACAAGTGCAAAGAGTATTGCTGGCAGCACAAGTACGTGTAGCGGCCAATTACGCTTCATATTCCAAGGCTGTTTCTTCTTTTTAACGAGAGGCTGTATCGTCTCACTTTTTAGTTGGGCCACGCTTCTTTCCCTCCTTAGCGCTGTCTAAATTCATGTGGCGTCTGCTTAAATTCTTTCTTGAACACTCGAATAAAATAAGAGGCATGCTGATACCCTAATTCTTCTGATATTAGACTGACTTTCATATTCGTTTGTGTTAATAACGTAACAGCACGATTCATGCGTAAGCGGTGAATATAATCTGTCAATGTTTCGCCTGTTTCTTCTTTAAAACGCTTTGATACATAGGATGGATTTAAATATAGATTCGTTGCTATGTCTTGTAGCGTTGGCTGCTTCATAAACGAAGCATCTATAAATTCTTTCACTCTTTTTGCTAGCGAATCTTGTTGAATTTCTTCGCTAGTTGAATCCACTAGCGGTTTACGAAGATACTGTTTTGCCTGCTTCCAAAAAATTAATGGCGCCCCCACTTTTATCGTCACTCCATAAAAAAGATCCTTTTTCAATGCTTTTCGTAATCGAACGGCACGATCATGAACATCTTTTTCTACTAGCAATGGATCACTGTGATGTACAGGATAAAGAAGATAAGAGATCGCATTTAGAGAGACATGTTTTTCTAATAAAACATAAGCTTCTGCAAGTTCTTCATTAATCATCTGCTTCCAGCCATGGCTTGAATTCTGGCTGTGCTCAACACGAACGGTAATGGGAATGGTACGAATATCGCTTTGATGAGCCATACCGTAATGCACAAGCTCTGCTTTTAGAGCATCATCTCCCTTTTCTCCACTAATCCATGGCTGAAAGACCGACTCTCCTACAAAACTTAAGTTACTTTTTATCGCTGCAACAGTTTGTTCTTGCATATACCGTTCCTTTTTCTCTTCAATCTTTTTTACTAATGCTTGTTCAACTGCATAAATGAGCTCTTCATCTCTAACTGGTTTTAGTAAATAATCGACTGCCTGTGCCTTTATCGCTGCTTGCGCATAGGAAAAATCTGAATAACCAGAAAGTAAAATACATTTAGGTTGTATGGAAAACTTCGTTACATCCTGTAATAACTCAAGACCTGAACGCCCTGGCATACGTATATCGGTAATCAAAACATCTATAGGAAATGCCGCTAAGATTTCATTCGCTTTTCGAGCGGAGCGTGCACAGTGAACCTGGCTAATCGTAAGTTGATGCCATGGTAAGCTTGCTAATCCTTGTAATGTAGCGTCTTCATCATCCACAATTAATAGCTGGTACATACCATCACTCCCCATTTTGATACGCTTTGTCCAGTTTATATAAAAGAGTAACGTTTAAACCGCCAAGCTCAGAAAAGCCGACAACTAAACCTGAATTCGCCCCAAAACGATGGCGCATGCGTTGATGAACATTCCGTAGTCCGTAATGATTCATCGCCTCTTCTTGGGATTCTAGTAGCTTCTGAATCCTAGCTAATGAATCAGTCGAGACAGTGTGTCCATTATCATCTACGCATATTTGCCAGCCTTCTTCTAGAAGCTTTCCATGAATTCGAATTTCCGCCCTTTCCTCGACATCAGCTATCCCATGAACGATGGCATTCTCCACAATAGGCTGAATAAGTAGTCGCGGAATAGGTTGCTTTAAAAGGTCTTCTGGTAGATTCATAGAATAGCTTAAATCACGCTTCCGCAAAGAATGGATGGCTAAAAAATTGTTTACTAACTTCAATTCTTCTTCTACAGTCGTTTCTTCCTTTTCTACTTCTGTTCGATAGCGGAAATAGTCACCTAAATGAAGCGCCATTGCTTCGACAGCATCTGTATTGTTTATTTTCGCCATGTTTTTAATATAGAAGAGGCAATTGTATAGAAAGTGTGGATCTATTTGAGCTTGCAGCAATTTTAATGTTGCTTGCTGAGATCGAATTTTCTCTTCATACACTTCTTCTATTAACGTTTGAATTTGATCAGCCATATCATTAAACCCACTCATTGCAATAGCAAATTCCTTTTGGTCTGGAACAGCCATCCGCGTGTAGTAGTGTCCTCTTTTAAACTGGAGAATGGCATCCTTTAATGTTCCGATTGGCTGCAATAATTGCGTATTTAATAACCAAGCTGCAGCAACACCTAAAAGCAACAACACAAATCCAGTTGCATAAAACCAAGTTCGTGTTGTCGCAATAGGACTTAACACATCTTCTAGCGGAACAAGATCGACGAGAACCCAATCTAAACTTGTCGAGGAAATATACGATAATGTGTAATCATCTTGACCTAATGTAAACCGTTCCGTTCCCCTCTCTTCGTCATCTAATTGGAGTGAAAAGTTGTAATCCAGTGGAAACTCATGATTGGTGCCTACCGGTTTAATTAATTCGTGATGTGGATGATACAGGAATGAATAACCATCATTTGCTAGAGCTAAATCATTTAAATGGTGTTGGACAGCTTCAATATAAATCCGTGCTTCAACAATAACAGCTTGATTCTCATTATGATGAGTAATCGAGTCTTTCACGTGCTGAACAAAATAAGGGCGATCCGAATCATTCCCTTCTCCATCGGCAATATATGTCCAGGAAGGGGATAGCGTTTCTGGTCGTTCTGGGGATTTCATCATGGTGGATAATTGTCTTTCCCCATCCGGAAAAAAGATCGTCACATCAACTAAAAATGTACTAAGCTGCTGGTAAAGCAATAACTTCTCTTGAATGTCCTGCTGAAGCTCTATTGAATCGTACGGACTCAGTAAATCAATATTCCTTAGTCGATTTGTATCCGAATCAATGCTTAATGCCACGAGAAATTGTGACACTTGCCAAAGATCCGCTTCTAGACGATTCATTGAGACATCAAGCCGATTGATGTTTCGCGTATCGATTTCATCTCGAACCACTCGTTCACTGACCATGTTTGAATACGTATAAACAATGACTACAGGTACTAGAAAAAGAATAATGCTTACGACCATCTTGTAAAATAAGCTTTTTTGTTTGAACATAACGCTCCCCCCTAAGCGTTATTGTAAGCGATAAACAACCAGCTAGTATG from Shouchella hunanensis includes these protein-coding regions:
- a CDS encoding cache domain-containing sensor histidine kinase, coding for MFKQKSLFYKMVVSIILFLVPVVIVYTYSNMVSERVVRDEIDTRNINRLDVSMNRLEADLWQVSQFLVALSIDSDTNRLRNIDLLSPYDSIELQQDIQEKLLLYQQLSTFLVDVTIFFPDGERQLSTMMKSPERPETLSPSWTYIADGEGNDSDRPYFVQHVKDSITHHNENQAVIVEARIYIEAVQHHLNDLALANDGYSFLYHPHHELIKPVGTNHEFPLDYNFSLQLDDEERGTERFTLGQDDYTLSYISSTSLDWVLVDLVPLEDVLSPIATTRTWFYATGFVLLLLGVAAAWLLNTQLLQPIGTLKDAILQFKRGHYYTRMAVPDQKEFAIAMSGFNDMADQIQTLIEEVYEEKIRSQQATLKLLQAQIDPHFLYNCLFYIKNMAKINNTDAVEAMALHLGDYFRYRTEVEKEETTVEEELKLVNNFLAIHSLRKRDLSYSMNLPEDLLKQPIPRLLIQPIVENAIVHGIADVEERAEIRIHGKLLEEGWQICVDDNGHTVSTDSLARIQKLLESQEEAMNHYGLRNVHQRMRHRFGANSGLVVGFSELGGLNVTLLYKLDKAYQNGE
- a CDS encoding response regulator, producing the protein MYQLLIVDDEDATLQGLASLPWHQLTISQVHCARSARKANEILAAFPIDVLITDIRMPGRSGLELLQDVTKFSIQPKCILLSGYSDFSYAQAAIKAQAVDYLLKPVRDEELIYAVEQALVKKIEEKKERYMQEQTVAAIKSNLSFVGESVFQPWISGEKGDDALKAELVHYGMAHQSDIRTIPITVRVEHSQNSSHGWKQMINEELAEAYVLLEKHVSLNAISYLLYPVHHSDPLLVEKDVHDRAVRLRKALKKDLFYGVTIKVGAPLIFWKQAKQYLRKPLVDSTSEEIQQDSLAKRVKEFIDASFMKQPTLQDIATNLYLNPSYVSKRFKEETGETLTDYIHRLRMNRAVTLLTQTNMKVSLISEELGYQHASYFIRVFKKEFKQTPHEFRQR
- a CDS encoding ABC transporter permease, which codes for MKRNWPLHVLVLPAILFALVFNYIPLAGIIMAFQNFKPWEGFLGSEWVGFDQFIRIFEFQEGRQVIWNTLVISTFKIIFQLIVPIVFALLLNEVRIIAYKRSIQTLVYLPHFLSWVILGGILLDLLSVDGGLINQFIGIFGMNPIFFLGDSDWFRVTVIVSDVWKDFGFSAIIFLAALAGINPSLYEAAIVDGANRLQQVLHITLPSLLPITIVVATLALGNILNAGFDQIFNLYNPLVYDKGDIIDTYVYRQGLLGGNFSYATAVGVFKSVIAFILIVTGYRLAYKYANYRIF